The Syntrophorhabdaceae bacterium region GCTCCGCCTCCAGATCGGCGCCCTTCTGAAGGGCGAGCCTGTCGGCAAGGTCTGTGAGGATCGCGAGGCTTTCCTCCTGTGGGGAACGCAGGCTTAACCGGTTTCTGATGGAGTTGGCGATCCTATTCATGCTCATCCCCCCGGAGCTTCATCTCTGTTTCGAAGGTTTCTCTCTCCCACTGACGAAAATTCGTCCGCGTCAATTTTGAACGCAGTGTGTTCATTTTTGGGAAAAAGGTTTTGCCAATTCCGAGAAAGGTCACTCATCGCCGCTACCTCCCCCCTTGTCAAAAAGTGTGGGCTGATTGCGAGGTTTCTTTCTCCCGGCTCTTGGCGACTCTGCTTCTGCCTCATCATGACATGCAGCTTCCGGGAAATCGGGCTCGACAGACATGTCGGCGATGTTGAGGCTGTAGTCTTCCTTGCCGAATTCACAGCGCCCGAGAAGCATCTTTGGAATCTTCTTGACCGTGATATTGGCATGCCTGTCGGCACAGGCTTCCTGGAAAGCCTTACAGCAGATCAGGAGGCTTTCGCCCGGTTCCATCTCCTCGTGGATGCGGTCCAGGTACTCGATGGTAACAAAATTGGTGGTGGTAAAAATGTAATCCTTTTCGGTAGACCTTCCCTGCTTCCAGTACAAGGCGTCGTCGGGATTATAGGTGAAGCCCTCGTGCCTCGCCATGGCGGAGGCGAGCATGACGGCATTGTACTCCTTGCTTATGATCCAATTGTCCCATGTGTCTCTTTCGAGAAGGGACGGGGCAAGGCGGAAATAACGGAACCCGCCCCCGCCTTTCCAGTCAACAGCCTTCGTGATTCCGCCGGGGTCCTCCCCATCGATAACCTTTTTCATGCGGGGGATAATGTGGCTGTGGCAATGCTCGCCCAACTCCACCATGATCCACCTGCGGCCCATCTTGTGAGCCACGGCACCAGTGGTGCCCGAGCCGGCAAAGGAGTCGAGGACGATGTCGCCGGGCGAGGATGCAATTTGAAGTACGCGCTCTAATAGCTTCTCAGGCTTCGGGGTATCGAAAGAAGATTCTCCTGGAAATAACACTCTCATTTCATTCTTGGAGCTGCGATTGCTTCCTACTTCATCTTTCTTCCACAAGGTTCTTACTACTAGATCAGAGACTTCGTTGAGATACCGTTTGATGCTTGGTCTAGCGTCCCCTTTGGGGCCCCACCAGATACGCCCATCAGCATCCAGTTCCCTAAGCTTATCCTCCGAAATTCTCCAGAAGCGGCCGGGCGGCGGCGAGAACTCCCTGCCCGTCGGCCCTTCGACAGAGTATCGCCCTCGGGAGTAAGGTTTGTTGGCATAAGGATCTCCCGGTAACCACGGACCTCTAGGATCATTGTCGGGATTGGAATAGATCGAGTTTGACTCTTCGGTTCTTGGCAAACGTCGTGGAACCCAATCTGGATTCTTTGAATAGACAAGAATGTAGTCATGGTCCGCAGAGAACTGCCTTGCTGAATTCCTAGGAGAATCCGCTTTCTCCCAAATAATT contains the following coding sequences:
- a CDS encoding site-specific DNA-methyltransferase translates to MANNKQKLELTWIGKENRPQLEPRILLEDPEKSYHAPQRVSEKDIFDNRLIFGDNLLALKALEQEFAGKVKCVFIDPPYNTGSAFEHYDDGLEHSIWLSLMRDRLMLLAGLLTYEGSLWIMIDDNEVHYLKVICDELFGRTNFVASIIWEKADSPRNSARQFSADHDYILVYSKNPDWVPRRLPRTEESNSIYSNPDNDPRGPWLPGDPYANKPYSRGRYSVEGPTGREFSPPPGRFWRISEDKLRELDADGRIWWGPKGDARPSIKRYLNEVSDLVVRTLWKKDEVGSNRSSKNEMRVLFPGESSFDTPKPEKLLERVLQIASSPGDIVLDSFAGSGTTGAVAHKMGRRWIMVELGEHCHSHIIPRMKKVIDGEDPGGITKAVDWKGGGGFRYFRLAPSLLERDTWDNWIISKEYNAVMLASAMARHEGFTYNPDDALYWKQGRSTEKDYIFTTTNFVTIEYLDRIHEEMEPGESLLICCKAFQEACADRHANITVKKIPKMLLGRCEFGKEDYSLNIADMSVEPDFPEAACHDEAEAESPRAGRKKPRNQPTLFDKGGGSGDE